The Magnetococcales bacterium nucleotide sequence AGGCTGGAATTTTGCTGAAAGTGATGCAAAATTTGGAAAGGTTCGTGCCAGGCACCCTGGATTCCCGCCTTCGCGGGAATGACGGCAAAAGAGCAACGGCATATGTCCAATTCTTGATTGGAATTGCTATAGCCAATAATCAGATATCAAAAAAGGGGTAGGAGAGTTCCCTCTCTTCTACCCCTTTGAATATTCAAGCCAGCAAACCGTCATCCGCTTATCGGATCATTTCAGATGATTTATTCCTCAAGCAACAGCGGAAAAACCACCCCGGGGCTGACTATCGGGATCCACCACCATTTCAGAGCCCAGATCCGCCACTTGGGCGTCCAGCTCCATTATTTGAGCGGTCAGATCCACCACTTCACCGCTGGTTTCACCGGATTCAACACCGGTCAATAGCGCCAAGGTGGTTTCGTAAAAGGCATCCAGACCCACCTGCACCAGGGAATAGGTCTCATCAATGGTAGAGGTGACGGATTCGGTCATGAGATTGAGGGCACCCAAAATTTCCCGGGCTTCCTGAAAACCCTTGTCGATGGCCCCGCCAACCAGCCCCATATAGCTGTCCAGCTGCTCCTGGGGATCCATTTCCGGATGCGCTTGGGCATATTGATCGAAAAAGCTGGTGGCCATGCTGACGATATAGTTGGCGGTGGTTTCCGGGGTCAACTCCTGAAGATCTGGAGAACCAATGGGCTCCAGATCCGGCGTAGAAGCCAGATAGCCGTTCAACTCGGCAATGGTCTCTTCCAGCAGCAACCGCTGGGCCTGCATCATCGCAGCCTGATCGGTGAGGGAAACCACTTCGTGAACGGCATGAGCATCCGCTTTTTGGGTGGATGGAGTGGGGATCAGACTGGATGGTGCGCTACGTGAGCCTGAAGCCCGGTTGTCAAAACGGTAAAGATCGAGTGAGCCAGATTCCTGCAAGGTTAACATGTGCTTCTCTCCCAACTGGTTTATGGTGATGTGCAGCTTGTAGATGGTGCTTTTTACAGCTTGTTGGGTCGTGCTTGAACAGCTTATGGGTCGTGCTTGAACAGCTTATGGGTCGTGCCTGGTACAGCTTATCAAGAGCCGATGGATGACGGCCTATAGGATATGAATCGGTCTTTTTGCCAAGACTCTGAAACAAAAAAGCACTCCCCGGAAAAATTCTTTCCGCCAGAGAGACAAACAGAAGGGGCAAAAAATCGGCAGGATCAATTTTCTTTCTGAATGGCCAATGCCTTGCGGTAAAGAGCTGTCGAGGAAACCCCAGACCTGGCCGACACCTTGCGGGCGGCCAGCTTGCTGCCAAGTCCCTCAGCCAGAGCCTCCTTGAGCCAAGCGGTGATCTCCTCAGGGGAGGCTTCTCGGGGGGTAGCTCCCTCCACGACCACCACCATCTCCCCCCGGGGTGGATTTTGGCTGAAAAATTTCTCCAACTCCCCAGCACTCCCCCGATGCCAGGTTTCATGGATTTTGGAAAGCTCCCGAGCCACCACCACCCGCCGCTCCTCCCCCATCACCCGGGCGATATCTTTCAGAGTGGCGGCTATGCGTTTGGGGGATTCAAAAAAAAGCAGCAGCCGGGACTCTTCCGAAAGCCCTGAAAGCAGATCCTGCCGGGCTTTGGCTTTTTTCGGCAAAAATCCCTCAAAGAGAAACCCCCCCTGCCCCAACCCCGACCCCGCCACGGCGGTGGTCACCGCAGAAGCGCCAGGAAGAACGGTGACCTGAATGCCCTGGGCAATGGCCTCCTGCACCAGGGGCAAACCGGGATCGCTGATGCCGGGAGTGCCAGCGTCTGAAATCAGAGCCATGGAAATTCCCTGGCCAAGCTCAGCCAAAATTTTCGGCAGACGCTGACGGGCATTATGGTCGTTAAAACTCATCAGCGGCGTGGTAATTCCATAGCGCTCACAGAGAATTCGGCTGGTGCGGGTATCTTCTGCCAGAATCCGCTCCACCTCCGCCAATACCCGGACTCCCCGGTAGGTCATATCCTCCAGGTTGCCGATGGGTGTCGGAACAATGTACAACTCTCCCAAAGCCATTTTTTTTACCTACTCAGATCCGGTGGAAGCCATGCGCCTCAATCCATTATCATCCATAGCAGTGGTCATTGACCGAGCCTGCCAACACGGGTTTGGCTCCGGATGGCCCGTCATGGCCTTGCTGATCACCTTGAGCCTCTCTGCTTGTACCACGCCCATCGCTCCAGACAAGAGCCCACCGACAGACAAACCATCGGTCAGCGACAAAACCGAACCCGGCAAACCCACCGCCCCCCCCACCCCGGAAGATATTCATCTGCTTCAGGAAGCGGACGAAAGTCTGGAGATGGACGATCCCGAGCGGGCCGAATCCAACTATCGCCTGCTGGTGGATAAATTTCCCGGCACCCCCCTGGCCACCGAAGCGATGGTCAAACTCGGCAAAATGTTGATCGACCGGGGGGGGGCTGATGAGGTCGAAGGGGAATCCCTGTTACGCGCAGCCACTCAAAACCATCTCCACCCCTTTGCCTGGGAAGGGGCCTGGTGGTTGGGGGATTATCTCACCCGGCAAGGGGATCGGGAGGAGGGCTGGGGTTATCTTTCCGCTGTGATCCAAAATGACACCCCCCGGGCCGACTCCGCCTGGCTTAGAATTGTGGAGAGCTATTTTAGCGCCGATCCCATGGAAAGCACCGTTTCCTTTTATCGGTCGATGCCCTCCCCCCTGACCCAAACCCAGTTGCAGGGCATCTTTATGGCGGCGGATCTGCTCTCCAGACCCCGTTTGGAGGCTTTTTTAACGCTCCAACCAGCAGGCTCCCCCATCCGACCCGTGCTGGAACTCTTCATGGGAGACCGACTCCTCCAGGACGGCAATGGTCCGGGTGCGAACCAATGGTGGCGTCAGGCCATGGTGAGCGGTCAAAACATGCCGACCATTCAAACCGAAGCCAAACACCGCCTTTATGAGCCTGCCAGCAGTGACAGCCCCTTCCTGGTGGGATTGATTCTGCCCCTCTCCGGCAAATATGCCACCCTGGGAAACAACCTCCTGCAATCCGCCCAAGCT carries:
- a CDS encoding DUF5610 domain-containing protein, giving the protein MLTLQESGSLDLYRFDNRASGSRSAPSSLIPTPSTQKADAHAVHEVVSLTDQAAMMQAQRLLLEETIAELNGYLASTPDLEPIGSPDLQELTPETTANYIVSMATSFFDQYAQAHPEMDPQEQLDSYMGLVGGAIDKGFQEAREILGALNLMTESVTSTIDETYSLVQVGLDAFYETTLALLTGVESGETSGEVVDLTAQIMELDAQVADLGSEMVVDPDSQPRGGFSAVA
- the rsmI gene encoding 16S rRNA (cytidine(1402)-2'-O)-methyltransferase; the protein is MALGELYIVPTPIGNLEDMTYRGVRVLAEVERILAEDTRTSRILCERYGITTPLMSFNDHNARQRLPKILAELGQGISMALISDAGTPGISDPGLPLVQEAIAQGIQVTVLPGASAVTTAVAGSGLGQGGFLFEGFLPKKAKARQDLLSGLSEESRLLLFFESPKRIAATLKDIARVMGEERRVVVARELSKIHETWHRGSAGELEKFFSQNPPRGEMVVVVEGATPREASPEEITAWLKEALAEGLGSKLAARKVSARSGVSSTALYRKALAIQKEN